The genomic region GCAGTATGTGGGAACGCGGCTGGTCGTTTATTAAGAAAGCGGGAACTGTTATTTTGCTGTCCACGATTATAGTATGGTTCGGTTCAAGCTTCGGTATTGTTGACGGCAGGTTCGGAATGGTGGAAGATTTAAGCGATGGTTTCCTTTCCGCCATCGGCGGAGTGCTGGCTCCCTTATTCACACCCCTTGGCTGGGGCAACTGGCAGGCTGCCGTTGCATCACTGACCGGCCTGATAGCAAAAGAAAACGTGGTTGGTACCCTTGGAATACTGTACGGTTTTGCCGAAGTATCGGAAGACGGCGCAGAAATTTGGGGCACATTCGCTACCAGCTTTACAACATTGTCAGCCTATTCCTTCCTCGTGTTCAACCTTCTCTGCGCGCCGTGTTTTGCAGCCATTGGTGCCATTAAACGCGAAATGAACAATCCGAAATGGACATTGTTTGCAATAGGTTATCAGACACTTTTTGCCTATGCTGTCTCACTGTGCATCTACCAGTTCGGCAGTCTCATAAAACATGGCAGCTTTACAATAGGCTCCGTAGCAGCAATTATTGTACTGTGTGCATTCCTGTACTTGTTGTTACGCCCTAACAGCGAAAGAAAAAGCGATGTCAAGGTTCTCAGATCGGCAAGAGCATAAATTTAAACAGAAGGGGGCGACGCTTTAATGAACTGGATAGCCGACAATCTCGGCACAATATTGGTTGGCGCAGTACTTCTGGCAATAGTTATATCCATCTGTGTTCATCTTATAAAGAAAAAGAAAAAAACCGGAAGCACTTGCGGATGCGGTTGCAGCGAGTGTTCAATCTCCTCGATATGTCACAAAAATTAAAAAATCCGGGGACCCATTATCGGGTCCCCGGATTTTTTCAAGCACAATCCACTCAATCCACGTTCAGTGTCCAACCTTCGTCTCCCGTATATATCATAAGTTTGGTCATTCCTCCGTCAACGGTAATATTCTCACCATTGACAAAAGTATTCTCAGGATCGCAAAGATAGAAAACTGCGCGGACTATGTCCATCGGTGTCCCAATTCTTCCGGAGGGATGCTGTATAAGGTCCGCTTTTGAATATTCAGGAACATAATTAACGTCATGGTATTTACCGGTGTCAATCCATCCGGGGGATACGGAATTCACGCGTACACGGCCTGACAGGCTGACGGCCATTGCATGGGTAAGGGCTATAATACCTCCCTTTGCGGCTGTATAGCTTTCGGTATTGCGTTGGGACATGAATGCACGGGTGGATGCTATATTGACAACCGATGCCATATCCGTGAAATGAGGCAGAAACAGCAGAGTGAGATAATACGGCGCGGTAACCCCCACCCGTAAGACATAGTTGAAATCCTCATAGCCGCATGGCTCAAGAATGCCTTTTCTGCTTACGCATGCGTTGTTTATGAGAAAATCAACCTTTCCGAACCTTTTTACAACCTCATCGGCAAATTCCTTCAGCACTTTTTCCTCAGCTATATCGCCATAAAAGAAATAGGCTTTTCCGCCCATCCCGTTAATAATCTCCACGTTTTCTTCCCCAGCCCGCTTATTCATGTCAACAAAGGCCACCCTGGCTCCTTCTTTGGCGAATTCCTGCGTAAGACATCTTCCGATTCCCAGCGCCCCGCCCGTTACAACCGCAACTTTACCGCTGAACCTTCCTGACATAATTAATCACCCCATATGACTATTTTATCTTAATAATAGTTTTTGAATCCTGCAGAGTGCAGCTTTCGTCGCCAAAACAAACCGGTATTACCATGCCGCACCGAAAGGTTAATTCTATTGTAACACAAGTCCCGTTTATCGTTTCAATTTAAAGCATCAACTAAAAGCCATGCCTGCTGTTATTCCCAGCCTTTGCATACATTCACCCATTCCCTGGAACATGAACAGGTTTCCAGTTCCTCAATTGTCAGCTCAATTGCGCTGTTGCCGCTTCCACAGGCGGGGAATACCGTTTCAAAACGTCTCAGGGATATATCCAGATAAGTCCTTACGCCTTCATTTACGGCAAACGGGCAAATTCCCCCGACCGGATGTCCCACCATTGCCAATGCCTCGTCAGGGGAAAGCATTCTCGGCTTTATACCGAATTTCGCCTTGAATTTCTGATTATCTATTTTTGCGTCTCCCGCAGCGACAATTAAAATTACACCTTCATCAGCCGCTTTAAGCGCAAGGGTCTTTGCAATTCTGGCAGGCTCACAGTTCAGAGCCTTTGCTGCGAGTTCCACCGTTGCACTGGACACGTCGAATTCCATAATTCTGTTCTCCATATTCCACTTTTTAAAATATTCCCTCACTTTTTCTATTGACATATTAACCTCCCGGAACCTTGAAAATTCAGTCTTTTAAATTTAGTCTTTTCCGGCATAACAAAGTTAAGGATTATTATGCCAACAGTTTGGAGTCAGTTTGTAATTTCAACGTTATATCATTGATCGGAACTTTTCCGGAATTGCTTAATGCTTCACAAGCCGTTTTACCACACTTTCTTCCCGAAACGACACAGACTTTTTTAACCGGCATATAACTATCGCGATAAGGAAACCGCACACTGACGGAACAATCCAGCCAAAACCATACTCAAATCCGGGCAGGAACTTTACAGCGAATTGAATTAGCCTGCTTATCACCGTCACTTCTTTGAGCCGTGCCGGGAGTGCGTTGCAAAAATCAAAAAACGCCGCAATGACAGTCAGAATAACCGTCCACCTGTATATCTCCCTGCTTTTGTTAATAACCGGTGTCAGAATTGACAGTAATATCAGCGTAATGGCCATGGGATAAAGAAACATAAGCACCGGGAGCGACAGCATGATAATATTGTTCAGTCCGAAATTGGCTATTATAAAGGAAAAAACAGTAAAAACCACTGCATATTTATTATACGATAAAGATTTCGGGAACATCTCGCTGAACATTTGCGAACATGAGGTAATTAACCCTATTGCCGTTTTAAGGCACGCAACCGTCACTATGGCAGCCAGCAGTATTTTCCCCGTCATTCCGAAATAATGCTCGCTTACCATTGACATAATTTTTCCGCCGTTATCAGCCCTGCTTACACTGCCCAGGCTTGTAGCGCCCATATAGGCCAATGAGGCATAAATGACACTCATTCCCGCAACACATACCAAACCCGATTTGAAAATTTCAACTGCTTTTCTCTTCGGATCTTTTACACCAAGCCTTTCGATGTTTGAAATAATTACAATTGCAAAAGCAAGTGACGCCAATGCATCCATTGTGTTGTAACCGTCTGTCATGCCGGTGAACAACGGCCTGTCGGAATAATTCCCTTGCGCCGTAAATGAACCTATCCGACCCATCGGTTTAACATACGTTGCAACCAATAATACCGACAGAAGTATTAAAAAAACGGGGGTAAGATATTTGCCAACCCAGTCCAGGATCCTTCCCGGCTTTAGGGAAAAATACAGCGTTACAGCAAAGAAAATGAGCGAGAAAACGAATAATCCTGCTTTAAGACGCTCTTCTTCGATAAAAGGATGCAGCCCCACCTCGAAAGCAACCGTTGCGGTGCGGGGAATGGCAAACAAAGGCCCAATTGTGAGATACAGCATGCATGTAAATATAACTGAATAGGTTTTGCTTACGGGCTTTACCATGTCAAACAGGTTTTCACTTCTGGAAATGGCCGCGGCTATAACCCCCAACAGAGGCAAACCTACTCCCGTGATCAAAAATCCGATTGTCGCCTTCAATGTATTTTCCCCGGCCAGTTGCCCCATTTGAACCGGAAATATCAGGTTTCCCGCGCCGAAGAAAAGTCCGAACATTAAAGCTCCTACCAAAATGCTTGATTTAAAACCCAGCTTCTCCTTCATAGTCAAAACTCCTGTGAAATATTAAGTTTAGAAAACATATTCGCTATTATACATTAAATCGAAAAAAACATAAAGTGAGTTTATTTTGTCGACAATGCCTTAACAGGGGCTATACAAAAAAATACCTGCGTTTAACGCAGGCGTTTTACCGAAGTTATAAATCTTATACGAGATATATACGGACCTTCTGTGCACAGGATTTTTCAGGCAATTTCGTTTTATCCCGTTATCTTGCTTTAAGCCATTCAAGAACAGGCTCAAGGTTTTCCTCCCTTACGCCGTCAAATCCGTTTTCTATAATCGCAATTGATTCTGCCGTTTTTTCGTCCTTATCCTTCCTAAGCTTAAGAATTCCGACAAACATGCCCAGAAGTATCCTGTCCATTCCCTTTATGTCTTTTAAAGGCAAACATCCACCGCGAAGATAGAAAAAAGGAATACCTTTAATTTTATTTCTTTTCAGGACGGTTTCAACATCGGGTTCAGCGGTTCGGGCTGTGCCCGAACCGCAAACGGCCACGACTTTATATTCTCGGACTTTGTTAAGCCCCTGTATTTTCCCTACTTTCATCCAGCCCAGGAAAATGACTTCCTCGTCGGGATTAACCTTTGAAATCTCACTCACATGGAAAACCTTCAACCCGGTTTTTGCAGCAAGCATTTCTGCATATCTTCTGGTAAAGCCCGTTTTCGATTCATACACAATGACCATTTTCAATCACCTTCGGTATATTAATAAGATTTTTTTAAAAGTATCATAATCCTGTACACATGGATATTAAACATTAAAGTTTGAATTTCCCGATCATTTCCCTCAGGCTGTTCGCAAGAACTTTGTTTTCATCGGACATATCATGGGTTTTGCTTGTCAGGGTTACAATGTCCGTATTTTTCTCGGCTACGTCATTAACGCCTTTTGAAGCTTCCGCGATCATTTTGTTGATATCCGATATTGATTCCGCAATGCCAAGTACATTTGCATTCAGCTGGTCAATCTGCTTCTTTATGTGTTCCATCGTCCTGCTCATTGTCCTTGCGTCCTCATTATACTGCAGACTGCTGTTGAGGAAAGTGTCGTAATCCGACAGCACATT from Thermoclostridium stercorarium subsp. stercorarium DSM 8532 harbors:
- a CDS encoding FeoB-associated Cys-rich membrane protein, encoding MNWIADNLGTILVGAVLLAIVISICVHLIKKKKKTGSTCGCGCSECSISSICHKN
- a CDS encoding SDR family NAD(P)-dependent oxidoreductase, translating into MSGRFSGKVAVVTGGALGIGRCLTQEFAKEGARVAFVDMNKRAGEENVEIINGMGGKAYFFYGDIAEEKVLKEFADEVVKRFGKVDFLINNACVSRKGILEPCGYEDFNYVLRVGVTAPYYLTLLFLPHFTDMASVVNIASTRAFMSQRNTESYTAAKGGIIALTHAMAVSLSGRVRVNSVSPGWIDTGKYHDVNYVPEYSKADLIQHPSGRIGTPMDIVRAVFYLCDPENTFVNGENITVDGGMTKLMIYTGDEGWTLNVD
- a CDS encoding YbaK/EbsC family protein codes for the protein MSIEKVREYFKKWNMENRIMEFDVSSATVELAAKALNCEPARIAKTLALKAADEGVILIVAAGDAKIDNQKFKAKFGIKPRMLSPDEALAMVGHPVGGICPFAVNEGVRTYLDISLRRFETVFPACGSGNSAIELTIEELETCSCSREWVNVCKGWE
- the brnQ gene encoding branched-chain amino acid transport system II carrier protein, giving the protein MKEKLGFKSSILVGALMFGLFFGAGNLIFPVQMGQLAGENTLKATIGFLITGVGLPLLGVIAAAISRSENLFDMVKPVSKTYSVIFTCMLYLTIGPLFAIPRTATVAFEVGLHPFIEEERLKAGLFVFSLIFFAVTLYFSLKPGRILDWVGKYLTPVFLILLSVLLVATYVKPMGRIGSFTAQGNYSDRPLFTGMTDGYNTMDALASLAFAIVIISNIERLGVKDPKRKAVEIFKSGLVCVAGMSVIYASLAYMGATSLGSVSRADNGGKIMSMVSEHYFGMTGKILLAAIVTVACLKTAIGLITSCSQMFSEMFPKSLSYNKYAVVFTVFSFIIANFGLNNIIMLSLPVLMFLYPMAITLILLSILTPVINKSREIYRWTVILTVIAAFFDFCNALPARLKEVTVISRLIQFAVKFLPGFEYGFGWIVPSVCGFLIAIVICRLKKSVSFREESVVKRLVKH
- a CDS encoding flavodoxin domain-containing protein, which produces MVIVYESKTGFTRRYAEMLAAKTGLKVFHVSEISKVNPDEEVIFLGWMKVGKIQGLNKVREYKVVAVCGSGTARTAEPDVETVLKRNKIKGIPFFYLRGGCLPLKDIKGMDRILLGMFVGILKLRKDKDEKTAESIAIIENGFDGVREENLEPVLEWLKAR